From the Streptomyces syringium genome, one window contains:
- a CDS encoding type I polyketide synthase → MTNEDKLRDYLRRVTAELQTARQRLRDVEERSAEPIAIVGMACHYPGGVESPEDLWSLVAEGRDGITLSPADRGWDLDALYHPDPDHPGTTTVREGGFLHGAASFDAGFFGISPKEALHTDPQQRLILQTSWEAVERAGLDPTVLRESRTGVFTGVMHHDYPGAQGAGSVVSGRVAYQLGLRGPAITVDTACSSSLVALHLAVRSLRRGECEMALVGGATVMATPTGFIEFSRQRGLAPDGRCKPFAAAADGTAWSEGVGVLVVERLSAAVANGHRVLAVVRGTAVNSDGASNGLTAPNGPAQQRVLREALADAGLTPEQVDAVEAHGTGTPLGDPVEAQAVLAVYGKQRKKPLRLGSVKGNLGHTQAAAGVAGIIKTVMAMRHGVLPRTPHLDAPTPYVDWSAGAVELLTDDVPWPAGEDLRRAAVSSFGVSGTNAHVVLEEPPVIKDGAEHEAGTEADDRAEDAAAGPWAWPLSGRSAAGLHAQAAALAGFLADRPELHPRDVAFSLATTRAAHEHRAVVLGTDSSELLAALTELAAGRPSPAVVEGTTGPSGPVAFLFPGQGSQWRDMAVRLLDTNEVFRARIAECEAALAPHVDFELTAVLRGEGDLDRVDVVQPALFAVMVALAEVWRSLGVRPAAVVGHSQGEIAAACVAGALTVEDAARVVALRSRALTAISGRGGMMSLALPAEDARERLRRWEGRLSLAAVNGAASVVVSGDTDALDELLAACEADGVRARRVDVDYASHSAHVEAVREQVLEALAPVRPRAPEVPFFSSVEGRWIDGADAFDADYWYRNLRETVRFDEAVTALVERGCGTLLEVSPHPVVTNGAQETVDSLGTDTAVAHTLRRDEGGPEQLLLALAQLHVKGVRPDWSAVWPGARRVELPTTAFVTEPYWLRTAAGTGDATALGLDNVDHPVLRAALSGAEGVVLTGRLTLAAQPWLADHTVEGHIVVPGAALAELVSRAGDEVGCAAVDQLTLLTPVVLPDDADVRLRIDITGQDRDGSRGLTLHARTGAGHWTTHATAVLLPAGDEPPAAPAVWPPSDAEPLDVEALYARLEEAGLAYGPAFRGVRALWRGQGGDLFAEVALPGADGADGFTLHPALLDACLHPVALGGFLTQEHGRPSLPFEWQGLRVHAVGADTVRVTLSAAGPDAVRLALTDPSGAPVASVDTLVLRELPAGALNRPDRGDLLRPEQVARTLPDATGDDEDYAVRDADLARLLKKQPSQDAARFVLVPAPTGDPADAVRDALRLVHDWVADDGNSETTQHPAPTLVVVTRRVHDDVAEAAVAGLVRSAQLEHPDRFLLLDLADDEDATLAAVPAALAAGEPQITLASGAASVPRLVRAAPATGEAADLGTTLVTGASGTLGRLVALHLVHTRGVRELVLASRRGTQAPGMTELAEELTEAGATVRVVACDVADRAALAELVGTAAFTTVVHAAGALDDGLVTDLTPQRLPRVLEPKLDAARHLHELLPEARLVLFSSAVGVLGGLGQANYAAANAGLDALARLRHARGLPGVSLAWGLWDATSEMTEGVDRARFGRSGFLPLPTADALAALDAALASDEPVLAPIRLDTAALRAQGEAVPVPLRDLLGAPARRTATPGGPVADSELAGRLAGKSGADRRRILLDLVVGHTAAVLGHTSPDLVDPDRAFKDAGFGSLSAVELRNRLAGATGLRLPATLVFSHPNPAALTRHLDELLAGAAPATAAVTAPGTTADADDPIVLVGIGCRIPGGVRSPEDLWDMLVAERDGISPFPDDRGWPLERLYDADPAAAGSSYVRHGGFMTDATAFDAAFFGVSPREALAMDPQQRLLLETVWEACEDAGIDPATLRGTRTGVFVGAMYQDYGRLLENAAAEGFLAPGVGGGVLSGRVAYTFGLEGPTVTVDTACSSSLTALHLAAQAVRAGECDLALAGGVTVLSTPVPFVEFSRQRGLAVDGRCKPFAAAADGTALGEGVGVVLVERLSRARALGHEVLAVLRASALNSDGASNGLTAPNGRAQEQVMRAALAAGGLRPTDVAAVEAHGTGTELGDPIEAQAVLAVYGQDRPEPLRLGSLKSNIGHIQAAAGIAGVIKAVLAIRHGLLPRSLHIDEPSPHVDWSTGDVALLASAEPWPEQPGPRRMGVSSFGISGTNVHVVIEQAPPVDAPETLPALEGVPWLLSARSEEALRAQARRLLEADTSDPAAVARALSTTRSAHRHRALVTGSDEPGTRAALTALAAGRAADGLRRSTASRQRLTLLFTGQGSQLPGMGRGLYETFPVYAEAFDEVAAHFDLETGLREVVFEREDLLDRTEYTQPALFALQIAQFRLLSSWGVVPEALVGHSIGELSAACVSGLLPLADAATLVAARGRALGALPAGGAMVSVRATEEDVLAVLDGRTGQVEIAAVNGPRAVVLSGDEEAVLAAAKELADRGHRTRRLRVDVAFHSPHVEPALDGFRAVAETMRFGQARIPVVSTVRTDRAMDTPEYWVDQLRGSVRFADAVQQAHEKGATAFLEVGPDAVLAPAAEVCLPDTVVRPVALLRRGRDDVRAATEALALLHTHGVDVDWTAVHAGRPAHRVPLPTYAFNGRRYWPEPAVAQQPEPAAPAVTTDATLDPFWSAVDGADVTTALGLLDLRGDETPAQVLAALGRLRFGVSAPVMERARWTPVPDASAPVLAHDVLLLAPDGGDDDLADAIAGVLVRHGARVRSGGGERPDLVVALPGAEPVAEPGVPRWVLTDGGTAPEGDHVVTLPQGIDARVRARLCAAIADGHRETLIQADGRFVREYEPVTPAGQWRPQGDVLVAGPSDALTEAIVDAVLRAGARCLVAGGVTCPPGAVKFGGAESPVRLTAAIVRAGTGFDDVAAPLVTVVSVGDRVAATAREAGGDGSAVRVVAVGPGLDPRAAVLGLCRAIATDEPAVRLLAPTVAPALTTDTPTPVAAGAPETVPPVAEPDTAQPAPVEPSAEPSAEVASADGQSEAPGSQDSELRATLAKLPPERWAEAVLGGVQTLAAAVLGYESATEIGAEDEFFDLGLTSVTALELRDHLATLTGLDWAADVLYECPTPRVLTDLVVERMTEETG, encoded by the coding sequence ATGACCAACGAGGACAAGCTCCGCGACTACCTGCGGCGGGTCACCGCGGAACTCCAGACGGCACGGCAGAGGCTGCGCGACGTCGAGGAGCGCTCCGCCGAGCCCATCGCGATCGTCGGCATGGCCTGCCACTACCCCGGCGGCGTCGAATCGCCCGAGGACCTCTGGTCCCTGGTCGCCGAGGGCCGCGACGGGATCACACTGTCCCCGGCCGACCGCGGCTGGGACCTGGACGCGCTCTACCACCCCGACCCCGACCACCCGGGCACGACCACCGTCCGCGAGGGCGGCTTCCTGCACGGCGCCGCCTCCTTCGACGCCGGGTTCTTCGGCATCTCGCCGAAGGAAGCCCTCCACACCGACCCCCAGCAGCGGCTGATCCTCCAGACCTCCTGGGAGGCCGTCGAGCGGGCGGGCCTGGACCCGACTGTGCTGCGCGAGAGCCGCACCGGTGTGTTCACCGGCGTGATGCACCACGACTACCCCGGCGCCCAGGGCGCGGGCAGCGTCGTCTCCGGGCGGGTGGCCTACCAGCTCGGGCTGCGCGGCCCCGCCATCACGGTGGACACCGCCTGTTCGTCGTCGCTGGTCGCCCTGCACCTGGCCGTGCGGTCCCTGCGCCGCGGCGAGTGCGAGATGGCCCTCGTCGGCGGTGCCACGGTGATGGCCACCCCCACCGGCTTCATCGAGTTCAGCCGCCAGCGGGGCCTCGCCCCCGACGGCCGGTGCAAGCCGTTCGCCGCCGCCGCCGACGGCACCGCCTGGTCCGAGGGCGTGGGCGTGCTCGTCGTCGAGCGGCTCTCGGCGGCGGTGGCGAACGGCCACCGGGTGCTGGCGGTCGTCCGCGGCACCGCCGTCAACTCCGACGGCGCCAGCAACGGCCTCACCGCGCCCAACGGCCCCGCCCAACAGCGCGTCCTCCGGGAGGCCCTGGCCGACGCCGGCCTCACCCCCGAGCAGGTCGACGCGGTGGAGGCGCACGGCACCGGCACCCCGCTCGGCGACCCCGTCGAGGCCCAGGCCGTGCTCGCCGTGTACGGCAAGCAGCGGAAGAAGCCGCTGCGCCTGGGGTCGGTCAAGGGCAACCTCGGGCACACCCAGGCCGCCGCGGGCGTCGCCGGGATCATCAAGACCGTCATGGCCATGCGGCACGGGGTGCTGCCCCGCACCCCGCACCTCGACGCCCCGACCCCGTACGTGGACTGGTCGGCGGGCGCCGTGGAACTCCTGACCGACGACGTGCCGTGGCCCGCCGGCGAGGACCTCCGGCGCGCGGCCGTGTCCTCGTTCGGCGTCAGCGGCACCAACGCCCACGTGGTCCTGGAGGAGCCGCCCGTCATCAAGGACGGGGCCGAGCACGAGGCCGGGACCGAGGCCGACGACCGGGCCGAGGACGCCGCGGCGGGCCCGTGGGCCTGGCCGCTGTCCGGCCGTTCGGCCGCCGGGCTGCACGCCCAGGCCGCGGCCCTCGCCGGCTTCCTGGCCGACCGCCCTGAACTCCACCCCCGCGACGTGGCCTTCTCGCTGGCCACCACCCGCGCCGCGCACGAACACCGTGCGGTCGTCCTCGGCACCGACTCCTCCGAGCTCCTCGCGGCCCTGACCGAGCTCGCCGCCGGCCGCCCGTCGCCCGCCGTGGTGGAGGGCACCACCGGACCCTCGGGCCCGGTGGCCTTCCTCTTCCCCGGCCAGGGCTCGCAGTGGCGGGACATGGCCGTGCGCCTGCTCGACACCAACGAGGTGTTCCGCGCGCGGATAGCCGAGTGCGAGGCGGCGCTCGCCCCGCACGTCGACTTCGAGCTGACGGCCGTCCTGCGCGGCGAGGGCGACCTCGACCGCGTCGACGTCGTCCAGCCCGCCCTGTTCGCCGTCATGGTCGCCCTCGCGGAGGTGTGGCGCTCGCTCGGCGTCCGGCCCGCCGCCGTCGTCGGCCACAGCCAGGGCGAGATAGCCGCCGCCTGCGTGGCCGGTGCCCTGACCGTCGAGGACGCCGCCCGCGTCGTGGCCCTGCGCAGCCGGGCCCTGACGGCGATCTCCGGCCGTGGCGGCATGATGTCCCTCGCCCTGCCGGCCGAGGACGCCCGCGAACGGCTGCGCCGCTGGGAGGGCCGGCTGTCGCTGGCCGCCGTCAACGGCGCGGCCTCGGTGGTCGTCTCGGGCGACACCGACGCGCTCGACGAACTCCTCGCCGCCTGCGAGGCGGACGGCGTGCGCGCCCGGCGCGTCGACGTCGACTACGCGTCGCACAGCGCCCACGTCGAAGCCGTCCGCGAGCAGGTGCTGGAAGCCCTCGCCCCGGTGCGCCCGCGCGCCCCCGAGGTCCCCTTCTTCTCCTCCGTGGAAGGCCGCTGGATCGACGGCGCCGACGCCTTCGACGCCGACTACTGGTACCGCAACCTGCGCGAGACGGTGCGCTTCGACGAAGCCGTCACCGCCCTCGTCGAGCGCGGCTGCGGCACCCTGCTGGAAGTCAGCCCGCACCCCGTCGTCACCAACGGCGCACAGGAGACCGTCGACTCCCTCGGCACCGACACCGCCGTCGCCCACACGCTGCGCCGGGACGAGGGCGGACCGGAACAACTGCTCCTCGCCCTCGCCCAGCTGCACGTCAAGGGCGTGCGGCCCGACTGGTCCGCCGTCTGGCCCGGCGCCCGCCGCGTCGAGCTGCCCACCACCGCGTTCGTCACCGAGCCGTACTGGCTGCGCACCGCCGCCGGCACCGGCGACGCGACCGCGCTGGGCCTCGACAACGTCGACCACCCCGTCCTGCGGGCCGCCCTGTCCGGGGCCGAGGGCGTGGTGCTGACCGGCCGGCTGACCCTCGCCGCCCAGCCCTGGCTCGCCGACCACACCGTGGAAGGGCACATCGTCGTGCCCGGCGCGGCGCTGGCGGAGCTGGTGTCCAGGGCGGGCGACGAGGTCGGCTGTGCCGCCGTCGACCAGCTCACCCTGCTCACCCCCGTCGTCCTGCCCGACGACGCCGACGTCCGGCTGCGCATCGACATCACCGGTCAGGACCGGGACGGCTCCCGCGGGCTGACCCTGCACGCCCGGACCGGCGCCGGGCACTGGACCACGCACGCCACCGCCGTCCTGCTGCCCGCCGGTGACGAACCGCCGGCGGCGCCCGCCGTATGGCCGCCGTCCGACGCGGAACCGCTCGACGTCGAGGCGCTGTACGCCCGGCTGGAGGAGGCGGGCCTGGCGTACGGCCCGGCCTTCCGCGGCGTACGGGCGCTGTGGCGGGGCCAGGGCGGCGATCTGTTCGCCGAGGTCGCCCTGCCCGGCGCCGACGGGGCCGACGGCTTCACCCTCCACCCGGCCCTGCTCGACGCGTGCCTGCACCCGGTGGCGCTCGGCGGCTTCCTCACCCAGGAACACGGCCGTCCCTCGCTGCCCTTCGAGTGGCAGGGCCTGCGCGTGCACGCCGTCGGCGCGGACACCGTCCGCGTCACGCTCTCCGCCGCCGGACCCGACGCCGTCCGCCTCGCCCTCACCGACCCCTCCGGGGCACCGGTCGCGTCGGTGGACACCCTGGTGCTCCGCGAGCTCCCGGCGGGCGCCCTCAACCGGCCCGACCGCGGCGACCTCCTGCGCCCCGAGCAGGTGGCCCGCACCCTGCCCGACGCGACGGGAGACGACGAGGACTACGCCGTCCGCGACGCGGACCTCGCCCGGCTGCTCAAGAAGCAACCCTCCCAGGACGCCGCCCGCTTCGTGCTCGTCCCGGCTCCCACCGGCGACCCCGCCGACGCCGTGCGCGACGCGCTCCGCCTCGTGCACGACTGGGTGGCCGACGACGGCAACAGCGAGACCACGCAGCACCCGGCCCCGACGCTCGTCGTGGTCACCCGCCGCGTCCACGACGACGTGGCGGAAGCCGCCGTCGCGGGCCTCGTACGGTCCGCCCAGCTCGAACACCCCGACCGTTTCCTGCTGCTCGACCTGGCCGACGACGAGGACGCCACCCTCGCCGCCGTCCCCGCCGCACTGGCCGCCGGCGAACCGCAGATCACCCTCGCGTCGGGCGCGGCGAGCGTGCCGCGACTGGTCCGCGCCGCCCCCGCCACGGGCGAGGCGGCCGACCTCGGCACGACCCTCGTGACCGGGGCGTCCGGGACGCTCGGCCGGCTCGTCGCCCTGCACCTCGTGCACACCCGCGGCGTACGGGAGCTGGTCCTGGCCAGCCGGCGCGGGACACAGGCACCCGGCATGACCGAACTCGCCGAGGAGCTGACCGAAGCCGGTGCGACCGTCCGGGTCGTCGCCTGCGACGTCGCCGACCGCGCCGCGCTGGCGGAACTGGTCGGGACAGCCGCCTTCACCACGGTCGTGCACGCCGCCGGCGCACTCGACGACGGCCTGGTGACCGACCTGACACCGCAGCGCCTCCCGCGCGTGCTGGAGCCCAAGCTCGACGCCGCACGCCACCTGCACGAACTGCTGCCCGAGGCACGGCTGGTGCTGTTCTCCTCCGCCGTGGGCGTCCTCGGCGGACTCGGACAGGCCAACTACGCCGCGGCCAACGCCGGACTCGACGCCCTGGCCCGGCTGCGCCACGCCCGGGGACTGCCCGGCGTGTCGCTGGCCTGGGGCCTGTGGGACGCCACCAGCGAGATGACGGAGGGCGTCGACCGCGCCCGCTTCGGCCGCTCCGGCTTCCTGCCGCTGCCGACCGCCGACGCGCTGGCCGCGCTGGACGCCGCCCTGGCCTCCGACGAGCCGGTGCTCGCCCCGATCCGGCTCGACACGGCCGCCCTGCGGGCCCAGGGCGAGGCCGTGCCCGTCCCGCTCCGCGACCTGCTCGGCGCGCCGGCGCGGCGCACCGCCACCCCCGGGGGACCGGTCGCCGACTCCGAACTCGCCGGCCGCCTCGCCGGGAAGAGCGGAGCCGACCGGCGGCGCATCCTGCTCGACCTGGTGGTCGGCCACACCGCCGCCGTGCTCGGCCACACATCACCGGACCTGGTCGACCCCGACCGGGCGTTCAAGGACGCGGGGTTCGGCTCGCTCAGCGCCGTCGAACTGCGCAACCGCCTCGCCGGCGCCACCGGCCTGCGGCTGCCCGCCACCCTGGTGTTCAGCCACCCCAACCCGGCCGCGCTGACCCGCCACCTGGACGAGCTGCTCGCGGGGGCCGCCCCGGCGACGGCGGCCGTGACGGCCCCCGGCACCACCGCCGACGCGGACGACCCCATCGTCCTCGTCGGCATCGGATGCAGGATCCCCGGCGGTGTCCGCTCCCCGGAGGACCTCTGGGACATGCTGGTCGCCGAACGCGACGGCATCTCCCCGTTCCCCGACGACCGCGGCTGGCCGCTGGAGCGCCTCTACGACGCGGACCCCGCGGCCGCGGGCAGCTCCTACGTCCGGCACGGCGGCTTCATGACCGACGCCACCGCCTTCGACGCCGCCTTCTTCGGGGTGTCACCGCGCGAGGCCCTCGCGATGGACCCGCAGCAGCGGCTCCTGCTGGAGACGGTCTGGGAGGCGTGCGAGGACGCCGGCATCGACCCCGCCACCCTGCGGGGCACCCGGACCGGTGTGTTCGTGGGCGCCATGTACCAGGACTACGGCCGCCTCCTGGAGAACGCCGCCGCCGAGGGCTTCCTCGCCCCCGGTGTCGGCGGCGGTGTGCTGTCCGGCCGGGTGGCCTACACCTTCGGGCTGGAGGGCCCGACGGTCACCGTCGACACCGCCTGCTCGTCCTCGCTGACCGCGCTGCACCTCGCCGCCCAGGCGGTACGGGCGGGGGAGTGCGACCTCGCACTCGCCGGCGGTGTCACGGTGCTCTCCACACCGGTGCCCTTCGTCGAGTTCAGCCGCCAGCGCGGACTGGCCGTCGACGGCCGGTGCAAGCCCTTCGCGGCCGCCGCCGACGGCACCGCGCTGGGCGAGGGCGTCGGCGTGGTGCTCGTCGAACGCCTGTCACGGGCCCGCGCCCTGGGACACGAGGTGCTGGCCGTGCTGCGCGCCAGCGCGCTGAACTCCGACGGCGCGAGCAACGGCCTCACGGCCCCCAACGGCCGGGCCCAGGAACAGGTGATGCGCGCGGCCCTCGCCGCGGGCGGCCTGCGCCCCACCGACGTGGCCGCCGTCGAGGCACACGGCACGGGCACGGAGCTCGGCGACCCGATCGAGGCACAGGCCGTCCTCGCGGTCTACGGCCAGGACCGCCCGGAGCCGCTGCGGCTCGGCTCGCTGAAGTCCAACATCGGCCACATCCAGGCGGCGGCCGGCATCGCGGGAGTCATCAAGGCCGTCCTGGCCATCCGGCACGGACTGCTGCCGCGCAGCCTGCACATCGACGAGCCCTCCCCGCACGTCGACTGGAGCACCGGCGACGTCGCCCTGCTCGCCTCGGCGGAGCCCTGGCCCGAGCAGCCCGGCCCGCGCCGCATGGGCGTGTCCTCGTTCGGCATCAGCGGCACCAATGTGCACGTGGTGATCGAGCAGGCGCCGCCGGTGGACGCCCCGGAGACGCTGCCCGCCCTGGAAGGCGTGCCCTGGCTGCTGTCGGCGCGCTCCGAGGAGGCGCTGCGCGCACAGGCGCGGCGACTGCTGGAGGCGGACACGTCCGACCCCGCCGCGGTGGCGCGGGCCCTGTCCACCACCCGCTCCGCCCACCGCCACCGGGCCCTGGTGACCGGTTCCGACGAGCCGGGCACGCGCGCGGCCCTGACGGCCCTGGCGGCCGGCCGCGCGGCCGACGGCCTGCGGCGGTCGACCGCGAGCAGGCAGCGGCTGACCCTCCTGTTCACCGGCCAGGGCAGCCAACTGCCGGGCATGGGACGCGGACTGTACGAGACGTTCCCTGTGTACGCGGAAGCCTTCGACGAGGTGGCCGCGCACTTCGACCTGGAAACGGGGCTGCGGGAGGTGGTCTTCGAGCGGGAGGACCTGCTGGACCGCACCGAGTACACCCAGCCGGCGCTGTTCGCCCTCCAGATCGCCCAGTTCAGGCTGCTGTCGTCCTGGGGCGTCGTGCCCGAGGCCCTCGTCGGCCACTCCATCGGTGAGCTGTCGGCGGCCTGCGTCTCCGGTCTGCTGCCCCTCGCCGACGCCGCCACGCTGGTGGCCGCGCGCGGCCGCGCCCTGGGCGCGCTGCCCGCAGGGGGAGCGATGGTGTCGGTGCGGGCGACGGAGGAGGACGTGCTCGCCGTGCTGGACGGCCGCACCGGCCAGGTGGAGATCGCCGCCGTCAACGGCCCCCGGGCGGTCGTCCTGTCCGGGGACGAGGAAGCGGTGCTGGCCGCTGCCAAGGAACTGGCGGACCGCGGCCATCGCACCCGCCGCCTGCGCGTGGACGTCGCCTTCCACTCGCCCCACGTCGAGCCGGCGCTCGACGGCTTCCGGGCGGTCGCGGAGACGATGCGGTTCGGGCAGGCCCGGATCCCCGTCGTCTCCACCGTCCGGACCGACCGGGCCATGGACACCCCCGAGTACTGGGTGGACCAGCTGCGTGGCTCGGTCCGGTTCGCCGACGCCGTCCAGCAGGCGCACGAGAAGGGGGCCACGGCCTTCCTGGAGGTGGGCCCCGACGCCGTACTCGCCCCGGCCGCGGAGGTGTGCCTGCCGGACACCGTGGTCCGACCCGTCGCCCTGCTGCGGCGCGGCCGCGACGACGTCCGTGCCGCCACCGAAGCCCTGGCGCTCCTGCACACCCACGGCGTGGACGTCGACTGGACGGCCGTCCACGCGGGCAGGCCGGCGCACCGGGTGCCGCTGCCGACGTACGCCTTCAACGGCCGTCGCTACTGGCCCGAACCGGCCGTTGCGCAGCAGCCCGAACCCGCGGCGCCCGCGGTCACGACGGACGCCACGCTGGATCCGTTCTGGTCGGCCGTCGACGGCGCCGACGTCACCACCGCCCTCGGCCTGCTGGACCTGCGGGGCGACGAGACACCGGCTCAGGTGCTCGCGGCCCTCGGCCGGCTGCGGTTCGGCGTGAGTGCCCCGGTCATGGAGAGGGCCCGGTGGACGCCGGTGCCGGACGCGTCCGCGCCGGTCCTCGCACACGATGTGCTGCTGCTCGCCCCCGACGGGGGAGACGACGACCTGGCCGACGCCATCGCCGGTGTCCTGGTCCGGCACGGTGCCCGCGTCCGGTCGGGCGGCGGTGAGCGGCCCGACCTCGTGGTCGCGCTGCCCGGCGCCGAACCGGTCGCCGAGCCCGGTGTGCCCCGGTGGGTGCTCACCGACGGCGGCACGGCGCCCGAGGGCGACCACGTCGTGACCCTGCCGCAGGGCATCGACGCCCGCGTCAGGGCCCGGCTCTGCGCGGCCATCGCCGACGGGCACCGGGAGACGCTGATCCAGGCGGACGGCAGGTTCGTGCGCGAGTACGAGCCGGTGACTCCGGCCGGTCAGTGGCGGCCCCAGGGCGATGTCCTAGTGGCGGGCCCTTCGGACGCGCTGACCGAGGCGATCGTCGACGCCGTGCTGAGGGCAGGCGCCCGCTGCCTGGTGGCCGGTGGGGTGACCTGCCCGCCCGGCGCCGTCAAGTTCGGTGGCGCCGAGAGCCCGGTGCGGCTCACGGCGGCGATCGTCCGCGCCGGCACCGGATTCGACGACGTGGCAGCGCCCCTGGTGACCGTCGTGTCCGTCGGCGACCGCGTGGCGGCGACAGCGCGGGAAGCGGGCGGGGACGGCAGCGCCGTGCGTGTCGTGGCGGTCGGCCCCGGCCTCGATCCCCGTGCCGCCGTGCTCGGACTGTGCCGGGCCATCGCCACCGACGAGCCGGCCGTACGACTCCTCGCGCCGACCGTCGCTCCGGCCCTCACGACGGACACCCCGACACCGGTTGCCGCCGGAGCGCCGGAGACGGTACCGCCCGTCGCGGAGCCCGACACCGCGCAACCGGCCCCTGTGGAGCCGTCGGCCGAGCCGTCGGCCGAAGTGGCGTCGGCGGACGGCCAGTCGGAGGCCCCGGGCAGCCAGGACTCCGAACTGCGGGCGACGCTGGCAAAGCTGCCGCCGGAGCGCTGGGCGGAGGCCGTGCTGGGCGGCGTGCAGACACTCGCCGCGGCCGTGCTCGGCTATGAGTCGGCGACCGAGATCGGCGCCGAGGACGAATTCTTCGACCTCGGCCTGACCTCGGTCACCGCGCTCGAACTGCGGGATCACCTCGCCACGTTGACCGGCCTGGACTGGGCGGCCGACGTGCTCTACGAGTGCCCGACGCCGCGTGTGCTGACGGACCTCGTGGTCGAGCGGATGACCGAGGAAACGGGGTGA